One Periophthalmus magnuspinnatus isolate fPerMag1 chromosome 15, fPerMag1.2.pri, whole genome shotgun sequence genomic window carries:
- the csgalnact2 gene encoding chondroitin sulfate N-acetylgalactosaminyltransferase 2, with amino-acid sequence MPRRGLQLHGRVRWLFLGLCLLLVLLLFAYLLECTPPTDLNLSAPGVDQYGREYYQALLQEQEERHLNRAASLKRQIAQLKQELQEMSEKLKMLQDKKEAPVVQGLTETKDQEPSDLLEYLHSQIDKAEVNTGARLASEYALVPFESFTSSKVYQLEMGLTRHPEEKPVRKDRRDELVEVIEAALDIINNPDEEDGAEEEGAMQRQLYTEAHFTEGLYRTERDKGSLYELFFAKEDSNSFRHVTLFRPFGPLMKVRSTSVDTSGIIINIIVPLSGRVETFTQFLNNFREVCIQQDRRVYLTVVYFGQDGLAEVRSSLEKLSREEGFSNYSLIPVEEEFSRGRGLDIGAHAWTKGDVLMFFCDVDIHFNADFLNTCRLNSAPNKKVFYPVVFSLYNPAIVYGNLELAPPIELQLIHKKDAGFWRDFGFGMTCQYRSDFLNIGGFDLDVKGWGVEDVHLYKKYLRSDVIVVRAPVSSLFHLWHEKQCADELTPEQYRMCIQSKAMNEASHPHLGMLVFREEIEAHLHKQAFKTQSKREDRDKI; translated from the exons ATGCCCAGGCGCGGGTTGCAGCTCCACGGCCGCGTCCGGTGGCTTTTCTTGGGCCTCTGCCTGCTCCTGGTTCTCCTCCTATTTGCCTATCTGCTCGAATGCACCCCTCCGACAGACCTCAACCTGTCTGCTCCCGGAGTGGACCAGTATGGACGGGAATACTATCAGGCATTACTCCAGGAACAAGAGGAACGTCATCTGAACCGCGCTGCAAGCTTAAAACGACAAATTGCACAGCTCAAGCAAGAACTGCAAGAAATGAGTGAAAAGTTAAAAATGTTACAGGATAAAAAGGAGGCTCCTGTGGTGCAAGGGTTAACCGAAACTAAAGACCAAGAACCTAGTGATCTTTTAGAATACTTACACTCTCAAATTGACAAAGCTGAAGTTAACACAGGTGCCAGACTGGCCAGTGAATATGCATTGGTCCCATTTGAGAGCTTTACATCGTCTAAGGTTTACCAGTTGGAGATGGGGTTAACACGGCACCCAGAGGAGAAACCCGTGAGGAAGGACCGCAGGGACGAGTTGGTGGAGGTGATCGAGGCCGCACTGGACATCATCAATAACCCTGATGAAGAggatggggcagaggaggaaggggcCATGCAGAGGCAGCTGTACACAGAGGCACATTTTACTGAAG gGCTTTATCGGACGGAGCGGGACAAGGGCAGTTTGTATGAACTGTTTTTCGCCAAAGAAGATTCAAATAGTTTTCGTCACGTGACCTTGTTTCGTCCGTTCGGTCCTTTGATGAAAGTGAGGAGCACATCTGTCGACACTTCGGGAATCATCATAAATATTATCGTACCTCTGTCAGGACGAGTCGAGACGTTCACACAGTTTTtaaacaacttcag GGAGGTGTGTATCCAGCAGGACCGGAGAGTGTACCTCACTGTGGTTTACTTTGGGCAGGACGGGCTCGCGGAGGTCAGGTCCTCTCTGGAAAAACTGTCACG gGAGGAGGGCTTTTCAAACTACAGCCTGATCCCAGTGGAGGAGGAGTTTTCTCGAGGCAGAGGTCTGGACATTGGGGCTCACGCCTGGACCAAAGGAGATGTGCTCATGTTCTTCTGTGACGTCGACATCCACTTTAACGCAGACTTCCTCAACACCTGTCGCCTCAACTCTGCCCCTA ATAAAAAGGTGTTTTATCCAGTAGTTTTTAGCCTGTATAATCCTGCCATAGTCTATGGAAACTTGGAGCTGGCTCCACCCATCGAACTGCAGCTG ATTCATAAAAAAGATGCTGGCTTTTGGAGAGACTTTGGTTTTGGCATGACCTGTCAGTACCGCTCAGATTTCTTAAATATAG GTGGGTTTGACCTGGATGTTAAAGGCTGGGGCGTGGAGGACGTACATTTGTATAAGAAGTACCTGCGCAGTGACGTGATCGTGGTGCGCGCTCCGGTCTCCAGTCTCTTTCACCTTTGGCACGAGAAACAGTGCGCTGACGAGCTGACCCCAGAACAGTACCGCATGTGCATCCAGTCCAAAGCTATGAACGAGGCCTCTCACCCCCACCTGGGCATGCTCGTGTTCAGAGAGGAGATAGAAGCCCACCTCCATAAACAGGCTTTCAAGACGCAGAGcaagagggaggacagagacaaGATATGA